One window of Syngnathus acus chromosome 16, fSynAcu1.2, whole genome shotgun sequence genomic DNA carries:
- the LOC119136420 gene encoding DENN domain-containing protein 4B-like isoform X3, with the protein MRANFSIIIITIIVCVTRVVHAMLCLGGCAGAMTEDKCPQLLDYFVVAGLDPAGPWRPLAQAAGRRGAEPVTDLAVIARSLGEDVPQGFTCIDKSLGGHSAELSAGLINNPRLYLCYRRGLHKPPLLELGVLYEGKEQPKVGWNVIETTPYSRSANLSSAAGPAAHRVFLTYRRAADERGPHSLAITDISVLLPGKGEVAPHTFSRVDKSLNTGMWGPAVFVCFKRAVAKANALLYEAALLSRYPACDRDAFPLPESVPVFCLPMGVALESWPADAKYRLPVFSTFVLTSASGDKVYGAAIQFYEAFPREALSEHQSVRLGLLSVLDRRPVPERSLQAKKSICVLSHWPFFDVFQKFLTFVYRYSVSGPHVLPLEKHISSFMHNVPFPSPQRPRILVQLSPNDNLLLCQPVSSPLPLSGASFLKLLQNLGPANACTLLLAVLVEHKVLLHSLRPDVLTAVAEALVSMTFPLRWLCPYIPLCPLQMAEVLLAPVPFIVGVHSSYFDLHCPPADVVCVDLDTNTLFQSDDKKLLSWRSLPRKLAKTLLGALGNLHKTLEQICSPGQEEATLEFLLTDFDQTYRRQKQLEADIQEAFLRFMSVLLRGYRAFLLPITQPSSATATDCSSLFNLQGFLKSRERTQQKFYCQLTRTQMFTQFIEECSFVSDRHACLEFFDECVQKVDVDKPEDVRLVEVDESHCGERTVFIMPPEQPTQDDGSECPARYSYDTFPALRAELFDRPLDRLYVPAKGSAPSSPAPRRTKQELKVAQRRAQSCCGSPDMWCKCLLGHMYALWFICLPTFVRAQSTKVPALHAAFDVLKDTESRKVLLPDEVCYRILMQLCGQYGQPVLAVRVLLEMKKAGVTPNTITYGYYNKAVLESKWPSANRGGRLLWAKLRNVLLAIALFRQPVKMRRRARAVPEERWPHPHLPLIRQASWSGLSESSSHESLTGSLAKSSSLSSIKTPAQTTSNGKWGRCRGSVSGKPPPGPPAGVLVRRSDICLSGFYTAAENNSDWEAGARAASACETASVDENDNKVSPSGRGLAGRLQRLLTPTRHRAAVRRAASVDERRPSGPAPASTSGRRLSEQRRSRKSQVAETLLKAKERLAGATSESSLSLGSDAEPADTPWLPRHSWDANQDVAGMEVLMSSCSRCRACGCLVYDEEIMAGWTPDDSNLNSRCPFCAASFVPFLNARVRDLQLHGSSEDRGKIAARPPDEHPATPWCNGVGDNSASESDVVAVAYVSPLVLRKELESLLDHEGEAVLGQPQFLESHCIIFWNLLWFFQRLGLPSHLLRLLGEPAQGSCVRVRLQWDTLTHDPDAWPPLYVLWRLHSGGPVRGSHWRRHNHPFTLAFLEEVLRCVGMNEIHKAVTLFLDTVDEARRHAHSAAPPLRRSVYRELLFLTLAAMGQDHAGAFDKKYKVAYLRLSGQLGKDELRQRRAQPPSARALDCRRSFQPPLQC; encoded by the exons ATGCGCGCGAACttctccatcatcatcatcaccatcatcgtGTGTGTGACACGAGtagtccacgcgatgctgtgtTT AGGAGGCTGCGCCGGCGCCATGACGGAGGACAAATGCCCGCAGCTGCTGGACTACTTTGTGGTAGCGGGTCTGGACCCGGCGGGACCCTGGCGGCCTCTGGCACAGGCGGCGGGCCGCCGGGGGGCGGAGCCCGTGACTGATCTGGCGGTGATCGCCCGCAGCCTGGGCGAGGATGTGCCACAGGGATTCACCTGCATTGACAAGTCGCTGGGCGGCCACTCGGCCGAGCTGAGCGCCGGCCTCATCAACAACCCGCGCCTCTACCTCTGCTACAGGAGGGGCCTCCACAAGCCCCCCCTCCTCGAGCTCGG GGTGTTGTACGAGGGAAAGGAACAGCCCAAGGTGGGCTGGAACGTGATCGAGACCACGCCCTACAGCCGCTCGGCCAACCTGAGCTCCGCTGCGGGCCCGGCGGCGCACCGCGTCTTCTTGACGTACCGCCGAGCGGCGGACGAGCGAGGCCCGCACTCACTGGCTATAACCGACATCAGCGTGCTGCTGCCCGGCAAGGGTGAGGTGGCGCCGCACACCTTCAGCCGCGTGGACAAGAGCCTCAACACGGGCATG TGGGGTCCGgccgtgtttgtgtgcttcaAGCGGGCAGTGGCCAAAGCCAACGCACTGCTTTACGAAGCGG CGCTGCTGAGCCGCTACCCTGCCTGTGACCGGGATGCCTTCCCGCTGCCCGAGTCGGTGCCTGTCTTCTGCCTCCCCATGGGTGTGGCTCTGGAGAGCTGGCCTGCCGACGCCAAGTACCGGCTGCCCGTCTTCTCCACCTTCGTGCTCACCTCGGCCAGCGGCGACAAG GTGTACGGCGCGGCCATCCAATTCTACGAGGCATTCCCTCGGGAGGCGCTGTCTGAGCACCAGAGCGTGCGCCTGGGCCTGCTGAGTGTGCTGGACCGCCGGCCTGTCCCTGAGCGCAGCCTGCAGGCCAAGAAGAGCATCTGCGTGCTCTCGCACTGGCCCTTCTTTGACGTCTTCCAGAAGTTCCTCACCTTTGTCTACCGATACTCTGTCTCCGGACCGCATGTGCTGCCCCTGGAGAA GCACATCTCCAGCTTCATGCACAACGTTCCCTTCCCGTCCCCTCAGCGGCCTCGCATCCTGGTTCAG CTTTCGCCGAATGACAACCTTCTCCTGTGCCAACCTGTTTCCTCGCCGCTGCCCCTCAG CGGCGCAAGCTTCCTGAAGCTCCTGCAGAACCTGGGCCCGGCCAATGCCTGCACGCTGCTGCTAGCCGTGCTGGTGGAGCACAAAGTCCTGCTGCATTCGCTGCGGCCCGACGTCCTGACGGCCGTGGCCGAGGCGCTTGTTTCG ATGACCTTCCCGCTACGCTGGCTGTGCCCCTACATCCCGCTGTGCCCACTCCAGATGGCCGAAGTGCTACTAGCGCCCGTGCCCTTCATCGTGGGCGTGCACTCCAGCTACTTTGACCTCCACTGCCCTCCCGCCGACGTGGTCTGTGTCGACCTGGACACCAACACGCTCTTCCA GTCAGACGACAAGAAGCTGTTGTCATGGCGATCGTTACCCAGAAAGCTGGCCAAGACGCTGTTGGGTGCCCTGGGCAACCTGCACAAGACACTGGAGCAGA TTTGCTCTCCGGGCCAGGAGGAGGCCACGCTGGAGTTCCTGCTGACGGACTTTGACCAGACATACCGTCGGCAGAAGCAGCTGGAGGCCGACATCCAGGAAGCCTTCCTGCGCTTCATGAGCGTGCTGCTGCGTGGTTACCGCGCCTTCCTGCTGCCCATCACACAGCCGTCCTCTGCCACCGCCACCGACTGCAGCTCCCTCTTCAACCTGCAGG GCTTCCTGAAGTCTCGCGAGCGTACCCAGCAGAAGTTCTACTGCCAGCTGACGCGCACGCAGATGTTCACGCAGTTCATCGAGGAGTGCTCCTTCGTCAGCGACCGCCACGCCTGCCTCGAGTTCTTCGATGAGTGCGTGCAAAAG GTGGACGTGGACAAGCCGGAGGATGTCCGCCTGGTGGAAGTGGACGAGAGCCACTGCGGCGAGCGCACCGTCTTCATCATGCCGCCCGAGCAGCCCACCCAAGACGACGGCTCAGAGTGCCCGGCCCGCTACAG TTACGACACCTTCCCAGCCTTGAGGGCAGAGCTCTTTGACCGCCCGCTGGACCGACTGTACGTCCCCGCCAAAGGCAGCGCGCCCAGTAGCCCCGCCCCGAGACGCACCAAACAG GAGTTGAAGGTGGCACAGCGGCGTGCGCAGAGCTGCTGCGGCTCGCCCGACATGTGGTGCAAGTGTCTGCTGGGTCACATGTACGCCCTCTGGTTCATCTGCCTGCCCACCTTTGTGCGCGCCCAGAGCACCAAGGTGCCTGCCCTCCATGCCGCCTTCGACGTCCTCAAGGACACAGAGAGCAGGAAGGTGCTGCTGCCTGACGAG GTGTGTTACAGAATCCTGATGCAGCTGTGCGGCCAGTACGGTCAGCCTGTGCTTGCCGTGCGCGTCCTCCTGGAGATGAAGAAAGCGGgcgtcacacccaacaccatCACGTACGGATACTACAACAAG GCCGTCCTGGAGAGCAAATGGCCGTCGGCCAATCGGGGCGGGCGCTTGCTTTGGGCCAAGCTGAGGAACGTGCTGCTGGCCATTGCCCTCTTTAGGCAGCCAGTCAAAATGCGCCGCCGCGCCCGAG CCGTTCCGGAAGAGCGCTGGCCCCACCCTCACTTGCCTCTGATTCGTCAAGCCAGCTGGAGCGGCCTGAGCGAAAGCTCCAGTCATGAATCTCTGACGGGATCCCTCGCCAAGAGCAGCAGCCTGAGCAGCATCAAGACGCCTGCACAAA CCACAAGCAACGGGAAGTGGGGCCGCTGCCGTGGCAGCGTATCCGGCAAGCCCCCCCCGGGGCCCCCCGCTGGGGTCCTGGTACGTCGCAGCGACATCTGCTTGTCCGGCTTCTACACCGCTGCCGAGAACAACAGCGACTGGGAGGCGGGGGCCAG AGCGGCGAGCGCGTGCGAGACGGCGTCGGTGGACGAGAATGACAACAAAGTGTCGCCGTCGGGCCGAGGCCTGGCGGGGCGGCTGCAACGGCTCCTGACGCCCACACGGCACCGGGCGGCGGTCCGCCGCGCTGCCAGCGTGGACGAGCGACGGCCCAGCGGGCCAGCACCCGCCTCAACTTCGGGACGCCGGCTCTCCGAGCAGCGCCGGTCCAGGAAGTCGCAGGTGGCAGAAACGCTGCTGAAAGCCAAAGAGCGCCTCGCCGGCGCCACCTCGGAG AGCTCGCTCTCGCTGGGCAGTGACGCTGAGCCAGCGGACACACCCTGGCTGCCGCGCCACTCCTGGGACGCCAATCAAGATGTGGCAGGGATGGAG GTTCTGATGTCGAGCTGCTCGCGGTGCCGGGCGTGCGGCTGCCTGGTGTACGATGAGGAGATCATGGCGGGATGGACGCCCGACGACTCCAACCTCAACTCCCGCTGCCCCTTTTGCGCCGCCTCCTTTGTGCCCTTCCTCAACGCCCGCGTCCGCGACCTCCAACTCCACGGCAG CAGCGAGGACAGGGGCAAGATCGCCGCCCGGCCGCCCGACGAACATCCGGCAACCCCGTGGTGTAACGGCGTGGGTGACAACTCGGCCTCTGAGAGTGACGTG gtGGCGGTGGCATACGTGAGTCCACTGGTGCTGCGCAAGGAGCTGGAAAGCCTCCTGGACCACGAGGGCGAGGCGGTGCTGGGTCAGCCGCAGTTCCTGGAGAGCCACTGCATCATCTTCTGGAACCTTCTGTGGTTCTTCCAGCGCCTTGGCCTGCCCAGCCACCTGCTACGTCTCCTTGGCGAGCCGGCACAG GGCTCGTGTGTTCGCGTGAGGCTCCAGTGGGACACCCTGACCCACGACCCCGACGCGTGGCCGCCCCTCTACGTGCTGTGGCGTCTTCACA GCGGCGGGCCTGTGCGCGGCTCCCACTGGCGGCGCCACAACCACCCTTTCACACTGGCCTTCCTGGAGGAGGTCCTGCGCTGTGTGGGCATGAATGAAATCCACAAAGCTGTCACGCTCTTCCTCGACACCGTCGACGAGGCACGCCGCCATGCCCACTCTGCTGCTCCGCCGCTCCGCAG GAGCGTGTACCGGGAGTTGCTGTTCCTGACGCTGGCGGCGATGGGCCAGGATCACGCGG GCGCTTTCGACAAGAAGTACAAAGTGGCGTACTTGCGGCTGAGTGGCCAGCTGGGCAAAGACGAGCTGCGCCAGAGGCGAGCTCAGCCTCCCAGCGCCAGAGCCCTCGACTGCAGACGGAGCTTCCAGCCGCCGCTCCAGTGCTGA
- the LOC119136420 gene encoding DENN domain-containing protein 4B-like isoform X2: MRANFSIIIITIIVCVTRVVHAMLCLGGCAGAMTEDKCPQLLDYFVVAGLDPAGPWRPLAQAAGRRGAEPVTDLAVIARSLGEDVPQGFTCIDKSLGGHSAELSAGLINNPRLYLCYRRGLHKPPLLELGVLYEGKEQPKVGWNVIETTPYSRSANLSSAAGPAAHRVFLTYRRAADERGPHSLAITDISVLLPGKGEVAPHTFSRVDKSLNTGMWGPAVFVCFKRAVAKANALLYEAALLSRYPACDRDAFPLPESVPVFCLPMGVALESWPADAKYRLPVFSTFVLTSASGDKVYGAAIQFYEAFPREALSEHQSVRLGLLSVLDRRPVPERSLQAKKSICVLSHWPFFDVFQKFLTFVYRYSVSGPHVLPLEKHISSFMHNVPFPSPQRPRILVQLSPNDNLLLCQPVSSPLPLSGASFLKLLQNLGPANACTLLLAVLVEHKVLLHSLRPDVLTAVAEALVSMTFPLRWLCPYIPLCPLQMAEVLLAPVPFIVGVHSSYFDLHCPPADVVCVDLDTNTLFQSDDKKLLSWRSLPRKLAKTLLGALGNLHKTLEQICSPGQEEATLEFLLTDFDQTYRRQKQLEADIQEAFLRFMSVLLRGYRAFLLPITQPSSATATDCSSLFNLQGFLKSRERTQQKFYCQLTRTQMFTQFIEECSFVSDRHACLEFFDECVQKVDVDKPEDVRLVEVDESHCGERTVFIMPPEQPTQDDGSECPARYSYDTFPALRAELFDRPLDRLYVPAKGSAPSSPAPRRTKQELKVAQRRAQSCCGSPDMWCKCLLGHMYALWFICLPTFVRAQSTKVPALHAAFDVLKDTESRKVLLPDEVCYRILMQLCGQYGQPVLAVRVLLEMKKAGVTPNTITYGYYNKAVLESKWPSANRGGRLLWAKLRNVLLAIALFRQPVKMRRRARAVPEERWPHPHLPLIRQASWSGLSESSSHESLTGSLAKSSSLSSIKTPAQTTSNGKWGRCRGSVSGKPPPGPPAGVLVRRSDICLSGFYTAAENNSDWEAGARLGRAASACETASVDENDNKVSPSGRGLAGRLQRLLTPTRHRAAVRRAASVDERRPSGPAPASTSGRRLSEQRRSRKSQVAETLLKAKERLAGATSESSLSLGSDAEPADTPWLPRHSWDANQDVAGMEVLMSSCSRCRACGCLVYDEEIMAGWTPDDSNLNSRCPFCAASFVPFLNARVRDLQLHGSEDRGKIAARPPDEHPATPWCNGVGDNSASESDVVAVAYVSPLVLRKELESLLDHEGEAVLGQPQFLESHCIIFWNLLWFFQRLGLPSHLLRLLGEPAQGSCVRVRLQWDTLTHDPDAWPPLYVLWRLHSGGPVRGSHWRRHNHPFTLAFLEEVLRCVGMNEIHKAVTLFLDTVDEARRHAHSAAPPLRRSVYRELLFLTLAAMGQDHAGAFDKKYKVAYLRLSGQLGKDELRQRRAQPPSARALDCRRSFQPPLQC, translated from the exons ATGCGCGCGAACttctccatcatcatcatcaccatcatcgtGTGTGTGACACGAGtagtccacgcgatgctgtgtTT AGGAGGCTGCGCCGGCGCCATGACGGAGGACAAATGCCCGCAGCTGCTGGACTACTTTGTGGTAGCGGGTCTGGACCCGGCGGGACCCTGGCGGCCTCTGGCACAGGCGGCGGGCCGCCGGGGGGCGGAGCCCGTGACTGATCTGGCGGTGATCGCCCGCAGCCTGGGCGAGGATGTGCCACAGGGATTCACCTGCATTGACAAGTCGCTGGGCGGCCACTCGGCCGAGCTGAGCGCCGGCCTCATCAACAACCCGCGCCTCTACCTCTGCTACAGGAGGGGCCTCCACAAGCCCCCCCTCCTCGAGCTCGG GGTGTTGTACGAGGGAAAGGAACAGCCCAAGGTGGGCTGGAACGTGATCGAGACCACGCCCTACAGCCGCTCGGCCAACCTGAGCTCCGCTGCGGGCCCGGCGGCGCACCGCGTCTTCTTGACGTACCGCCGAGCGGCGGACGAGCGAGGCCCGCACTCACTGGCTATAACCGACATCAGCGTGCTGCTGCCCGGCAAGGGTGAGGTGGCGCCGCACACCTTCAGCCGCGTGGACAAGAGCCTCAACACGGGCATG TGGGGTCCGgccgtgtttgtgtgcttcaAGCGGGCAGTGGCCAAAGCCAACGCACTGCTTTACGAAGCGG CGCTGCTGAGCCGCTACCCTGCCTGTGACCGGGATGCCTTCCCGCTGCCCGAGTCGGTGCCTGTCTTCTGCCTCCCCATGGGTGTGGCTCTGGAGAGCTGGCCTGCCGACGCCAAGTACCGGCTGCCCGTCTTCTCCACCTTCGTGCTCACCTCGGCCAGCGGCGACAAG GTGTACGGCGCGGCCATCCAATTCTACGAGGCATTCCCTCGGGAGGCGCTGTCTGAGCACCAGAGCGTGCGCCTGGGCCTGCTGAGTGTGCTGGACCGCCGGCCTGTCCCTGAGCGCAGCCTGCAGGCCAAGAAGAGCATCTGCGTGCTCTCGCACTGGCCCTTCTTTGACGTCTTCCAGAAGTTCCTCACCTTTGTCTACCGATACTCTGTCTCCGGACCGCATGTGCTGCCCCTGGAGAA GCACATCTCCAGCTTCATGCACAACGTTCCCTTCCCGTCCCCTCAGCGGCCTCGCATCCTGGTTCAG CTTTCGCCGAATGACAACCTTCTCCTGTGCCAACCTGTTTCCTCGCCGCTGCCCCTCAG CGGCGCAAGCTTCCTGAAGCTCCTGCAGAACCTGGGCCCGGCCAATGCCTGCACGCTGCTGCTAGCCGTGCTGGTGGAGCACAAAGTCCTGCTGCATTCGCTGCGGCCCGACGTCCTGACGGCCGTGGCCGAGGCGCTTGTTTCG ATGACCTTCCCGCTACGCTGGCTGTGCCCCTACATCCCGCTGTGCCCACTCCAGATGGCCGAAGTGCTACTAGCGCCCGTGCCCTTCATCGTGGGCGTGCACTCCAGCTACTTTGACCTCCACTGCCCTCCCGCCGACGTGGTCTGTGTCGACCTGGACACCAACACGCTCTTCCA GTCAGACGACAAGAAGCTGTTGTCATGGCGATCGTTACCCAGAAAGCTGGCCAAGACGCTGTTGGGTGCCCTGGGCAACCTGCACAAGACACTGGAGCAGA TTTGCTCTCCGGGCCAGGAGGAGGCCACGCTGGAGTTCCTGCTGACGGACTTTGACCAGACATACCGTCGGCAGAAGCAGCTGGAGGCCGACATCCAGGAAGCCTTCCTGCGCTTCATGAGCGTGCTGCTGCGTGGTTACCGCGCCTTCCTGCTGCCCATCACACAGCCGTCCTCTGCCACCGCCACCGACTGCAGCTCCCTCTTCAACCTGCAGG GCTTCCTGAAGTCTCGCGAGCGTACCCAGCAGAAGTTCTACTGCCAGCTGACGCGCACGCAGATGTTCACGCAGTTCATCGAGGAGTGCTCCTTCGTCAGCGACCGCCACGCCTGCCTCGAGTTCTTCGATGAGTGCGTGCAAAAG GTGGACGTGGACAAGCCGGAGGATGTCCGCCTGGTGGAAGTGGACGAGAGCCACTGCGGCGAGCGCACCGTCTTCATCATGCCGCCCGAGCAGCCCACCCAAGACGACGGCTCAGAGTGCCCGGCCCGCTACAG TTACGACACCTTCCCAGCCTTGAGGGCAGAGCTCTTTGACCGCCCGCTGGACCGACTGTACGTCCCCGCCAAAGGCAGCGCGCCCAGTAGCCCCGCCCCGAGACGCACCAAACAG GAGTTGAAGGTGGCACAGCGGCGTGCGCAGAGCTGCTGCGGCTCGCCCGACATGTGGTGCAAGTGTCTGCTGGGTCACATGTACGCCCTCTGGTTCATCTGCCTGCCCACCTTTGTGCGCGCCCAGAGCACCAAGGTGCCTGCCCTCCATGCCGCCTTCGACGTCCTCAAGGACACAGAGAGCAGGAAGGTGCTGCTGCCTGACGAG GTGTGTTACAGAATCCTGATGCAGCTGTGCGGCCAGTACGGTCAGCCTGTGCTTGCCGTGCGCGTCCTCCTGGAGATGAAGAAAGCGGgcgtcacacccaacaccatCACGTACGGATACTACAACAAG GCCGTCCTGGAGAGCAAATGGCCGTCGGCCAATCGGGGCGGGCGCTTGCTTTGGGCCAAGCTGAGGAACGTGCTGCTGGCCATTGCCCTCTTTAGGCAGCCAGTCAAAATGCGCCGCCGCGCCCGAG CCGTTCCGGAAGAGCGCTGGCCCCACCCTCACTTGCCTCTGATTCGTCAAGCCAGCTGGAGCGGCCTGAGCGAAAGCTCCAGTCATGAATCTCTGACGGGATCCCTCGCCAAGAGCAGCAGCCTGAGCAGCATCAAGACGCCTGCACAAA CCACAAGCAACGGGAAGTGGGGCCGCTGCCGTGGCAGCGTATCCGGCAAGCCCCCCCCGGGGCCCCCCGCTGGGGTCCTGGTACGTCGCAGCGACATCTGCTTGTCCGGCTTCTACACCGCTGCCGAGAACAACAGCGACTGGGAGGCGGGGGCCAGGTTGGGAAG AGCGGCGAGCGCGTGCGAGACGGCGTCGGTGGACGAGAATGACAACAAAGTGTCGCCGTCGGGCCGAGGCCTGGCGGGGCGGCTGCAACGGCTCCTGACGCCCACACGGCACCGGGCGGCGGTCCGCCGCGCTGCCAGCGTGGACGAGCGACGGCCCAGCGGGCCAGCACCCGCCTCAACTTCGGGACGCCGGCTCTCCGAGCAGCGCCGGTCCAGGAAGTCGCAGGTGGCAGAAACGCTGCTGAAAGCCAAAGAGCGCCTCGCCGGCGCCACCTCGGAG AGCTCGCTCTCGCTGGGCAGTGACGCTGAGCCAGCGGACACACCCTGGCTGCCGCGCCACTCCTGGGACGCCAATCAAGATGTGGCAGGGATGGAG GTTCTGATGTCGAGCTGCTCGCGGTGCCGGGCGTGCGGCTGCCTGGTGTACGATGAGGAGATCATGGCGGGATGGACGCCCGACGACTCCAACCTCAACTCCCGCTGCCCCTTTTGCGCCGCCTCCTTTGTGCCCTTCCTCAACGCCCGCGTCCGCGACCTCCAACTCCACGGCAG CGAGGACAGGGGCAAGATCGCCGCCCGGCCGCCCGACGAACATCCGGCAACCCCGTGGTGTAACGGCGTGGGTGACAACTCGGCCTCTGAGAGTGACGTG gtGGCGGTGGCATACGTGAGTCCACTGGTGCTGCGCAAGGAGCTGGAAAGCCTCCTGGACCACGAGGGCGAGGCGGTGCTGGGTCAGCCGCAGTTCCTGGAGAGCCACTGCATCATCTTCTGGAACCTTCTGTGGTTCTTCCAGCGCCTTGGCCTGCCCAGCCACCTGCTACGTCTCCTTGGCGAGCCGGCACAG GGCTCGTGTGTTCGCGTGAGGCTCCAGTGGGACACCCTGACCCACGACCCCGACGCGTGGCCGCCCCTCTACGTGCTGTGGCGTCTTCACA GCGGCGGGCCTGTGCGCGGCTCCCACTGGCGGCGCCACAACCACCCTTTCACACTGGCCTTCCTGGAGGAGGTCCTGCGCTGTGTGGGCATGAATGAAATCCACAAAGCTGTCACGCTCTTCCTCGACACCGTCGACGAGGCACGCCGCCATGCCCACTCTGCTGCTCCGCCGCTCCGCAG GAGCGTGTACCGGGAGTTGCTGTTCCTGACGCTGGCGGCGATGGGCCAGGATCACGCGG GCGCTTTCGACAAGAAGTACAAAGTGGCGTACTTGCGGCTGAGTGGCCAGCTGGGCAAAGACGAGCTGCGCCAGAGGCGAGCTCAGCCTCCCAGCGCCAGAGCCCTCGACTGCAGACGGAGCTTCCAGCCGCCGCTCCAGTGCTGA